One genomic segment of uncultured Desulfobacter sp. includes these proteins:
- a CDS encoding dynamin family protein, translating into MHRENYMNALREDIVDTVTKHLTPVAQRYGYSEMPLETNIKWRPMVLVIGNYSSGKSSLINEFLGAKVQATGQAPTDDSFTVLTYDDSVPETEGIQVVEHRDGKALLNDPEFPFSNLRKHGQRFAAHFQLKKINSPFLKDLAIIDTPGMLDSITERDRGYDYQEVLGDLAQKAGLVLVLFDAHKAGTVREAYKSIRDTLTAHTSEDRIIFVLNRIDECTSFNDLLRVYGTLCWNLSQITGRKDIPMIRMTYSSNAATINKDLAPQTSFLPLLENQREDLKQTILQTPRRRLDHLASYVEIHGERLAHYIEALLAFGLEFRSFRIKKLFTGFLISLFGGSLIAFLMMFFAGMVAPTNLLSVGGIGAGIIMILWLAFFQKKLEHKFHNIRLENLDTLTPVKDQTRKDSWSAIRDSVYEHLKKNKANYSLYELKLDLFDVQQVNDNATHDIREALSEFRVMSEDDLKKWEKDSVAREIYKKEKEEMADAENLKAGVRHMY; encoded by the coding sequence ATGCACCGTGAAAATTATATGAATGCCCTTCGGGAAGATATCGTGGATACCGTAACCAAGCACCTGACACCAGTGGCCCAGCGGTACGGATACAGCGAGATGCCTCTTGAAACCAATATCAAATGGCGTCCCATGGTGCTGGTCATCGGCAATTATTCATCCGGTAAATCCTCCCTGATCAATGAATTTCTGGGTGCAAAGGTTCAGGCTACAGGCCAGGCCCCCACAGATGATTCATTTACCGTACTGACCTATGATGATTCCGTGCCGGAAACAGAAGGAATTCAGGTGGTGGAACATCGAGACGGCAAGGCCCTGCTCAATGATCCTGAATTTCCTTTTTCAAACCTTCGCAAACACGGCCAGCGTTTTGCAGCCCATTTTCAACTGAAGAAAATCAACTCTCCTTTTTTGAAAGATCTGGCCATCATTGATACCCCAGGCATGCTTGACAGCATTACCGAGCGGGACCGGGGATATGATTATCAGGAGGTTCTCGGCGATCTGGCCCAAAAGGCCGGGCTGGTGCTGGTTCTGTTTGACGCCCACAAGGCCGGAACCGTGCGGGAGGCATATAAAAGCATTCGGGATACCCTGACCGCCCATACCTCTGAAGACCGGATCATCTTTGTGCTCAACCGTATTGATGAATGCACCTCTTTTAATGATCTGCTGCGGGTTTACGGAACCCTGTGTTGGAATCTGTCCCAGATTACCGGACGAAAAGATATCCCCATGATCCGGATGACCTATTCGTCCAATGCAGCCACCATCAACAAGGATTTAGCACCTCAGACCTCGTTTCTCCCCCTTCTTGAAAATCAACGAGAGGATTTGAAACAGACTATTTTACAGACTCCCCGCCGCAGGCTGGATCACCTGGCTAGCTATGTGGAGATTCACGGAGAGCGTCTGGCCCATTATATTGAAGCGCTTCTGGCCTTTGGTCTGGAATTCAGAAGTTTCCGCATAAAAAAACTGTTTACCGGGTTTTTGATCAGCCTTTTTGGCGGAAGTTTGATTGCCTTTCTCATGATGTTTTTCGCTGGAATGGTCGCTCCCACTAACCTGTTGTCTGTGGGCGGTATCGGTGCGGGTATTATCATGATTTTATGGCTGGCTTTTTTTCAGAAAAAGCTGGAACATAAATTTCACAACATCCGGCTGGAAAATCTTGATACCCTCACCCCCGTTAAAGATCAGACCCGCAAAGACAGTTGGAGCGCTATCCGGGATTCGGTGTATGAGCATCTGAAAAAAAACAAAGCAAACTATTCCCTTTATGAACTCAAACTGGATTTGTTTGATGTTCAGCAGGTTAATGATAACGCCACCCATGATATTCGGGAGGCATTGAGCGAGTTTCGTGTGATGTCTGAGGATGATTTGAAAAAATGGGAAAAAGACAGTGTGGCCCGTGAAATTTATAAAAAGGAGAAAGAGGAAATGGCCGATGCCGAGAATCTGAAAGCCGGCGTACGGCATATGTATTAG
- a CDS encoding universal stress protein, with protein MEDIKRIVTPIDFSDNTETIVSSAACIAGKFSADLDLIYVAESFEDYTTFRTPPANLPALREELLSSAKEQMNAFIEKHKEKFSALGVSSINGEVLSGDIAEQIIKYAGDANEQVIVMGTHGYKGFNRLVFGSVAEKVVKAACCAVMTIKPCSKECKAN; from the coding sequence ATGGAAGATATCAAACGCATTGTAACCCCCATAGATTTTTCAGATAATACCGAAACGATCGTCAGTTCTGCTGCGTGTATTGCAGGGAAATTTTCAGCAGATCTTGACTTGATTTATGTTGCTGAAAGTTTTGAGGATTATACAACTTTCCGTACTCCTCCGGCGAATTTGCCTGCGCTGAGAGAAGAGTTGCTTAGTTCCGCTAAAGAACAGATGAACGCTTTTATAGAAAAGCATAAGGAAAAATTCAGTGCTTTGGGCGTATCATCAATTAACGGAGAAGTATTATCTGGAGATATTGCAGAACAAATTATAAAATATGCCGGTGATGCAAACGAACAAGTTATCGTCATGGGTACTCATGGATATAAGGGTTTCAATCGACTAGTGTTTGGCAGCGTGGCAGAAAAGGTTGTAAAAGCAGCATGTTGTGCGGTCATGACGATTAAGCCTTGTAGCAAGGAATGTAAAGCTAATTAG
- a CDS encoding DUF2333 family protein produces MAVKKKSFLIKILISKWFLITVLILCVGGYATWWGMHSWKDFTAKRGGQTHETQVAQKTDAAHDILSTINDATHGIQTMHQSAMQKQDFHASPQHTAETQEHTASHTALINTDDENKTAGHAPDTSATGHGTMHATPVRTGPRGVAFVDACIQPLDHELNHRFLGWRPNDIIRIADNIKNLQLGILEVTRRTAVALAENLSRTGSTDAYVPGLEYAMNSFMIKPSEFMFPSAESKYQEGLDEWRNYQSMLERGEANFYRRVDNLVPLLKAYESILGSCDENLVKGLGKISTFKADDVFYYTKGVATAMGTILEAVALDFDDTLSDQGTEVLHHAVEALHHASHMDPWIVLEGSPDGILANHRANTAASISHARFYLDVLSRSLTGNL; encoded by the coding sequence ATGGCGGTAAAGAAAAAGAGTTTTTTAATAAAAATACTCATATCGAAATGGTTTCTCATCACAGTGCTGATCCTGTGCGTCGGCGGATATGCCACATGGTGGGGCATGCACTCGTGGAAGGATTTTACTGCAAAAAGAGGCGGGCAAACCCATGAGACACAAGTTGCCCAGAAAACAGACGCGGCCCATGACATTCTCAGCACGATAAACGACGCCACACATGGAATCCAGACCATGCATCAGTCCGCCATGCAAAAACAGGATTTCCACGCCTCCCCCCAGCATACGGCGGAAACCCAAGAGCACACAGCCTCTCACACGGCTTTGATTAATACCGACGATGAGAATAAAACTGCCGGTCATGCGCCAGATACATCTGCAACCGGACATGGGACGATGCATGCCACGCCGGTGCGCACAGGCCCCCGCGGAGTAGCCTTTGTGGATGCTTGCATTCAGCCCCTTGATCATGAGTTAAACCACAGATTCTTGGGATGGCGGCCCAATGACATCATCAGAATTGCCGATAATATTAAAAATTTGCAATTGGGCATTTTGGAAGTGACCCGTAGAACGGCTGTTGCCCTGGCCGAAAATCTGTCACGAACCGGAAGCACCGACGCCTATGTTCCCGGGCTTGAATATGCCATGAACTCATTCATGATCAAGCCATCCGAATTTATGTTTCCCTCGGCTGAAAGCAAATATCAGGAAGGGTTGGACGAATGGCGAAATTATCAGAGCATGCTAGAAAGAGGTGAGGCTAATTTTTACCGGCGGGTGGACAACCTGGTTCCTCTGCTCAAGGCATATGAAAGCATTTTGGGCAGTTGCGATGAGAATCTGGTCAAGGGATTGGGAAAGATCAGTACCTTTAAGGCCGATGATGTTTTTTACTACACAAAGGGTGTAGCCACTGCCATGGGTACCATCCTTGAGGCAGTAGCCCTGGATTTTGACGACACCCTCTCGGATCAAGGCACGGAAGTGCTTCATCACGCTGTTGAAGCTCTTCACCATGCCTCGCACATGGATCCCTGGATCGTTCTGGAGGGCAGTCCAGACGGCATACTCGCCAACCACCGGGCCAACACGGCAGCTTCCATAAGCCATGCCCGCTTCTATCTGGACGTACTGTCCAGGTCACTGACAGGCAATTTGTAA
- the satP gene encoding acetate uptake transporter yields MRDETLANPGPLGLMGFGMTTVLLNIHNAGFFEISAMILAMGLFYGGMAQIIAGILEFRKGNTFGVTAFISYGHFWLTLVALILLPKLGWADPTPAKFMACYLFMWGIFTLFMFFGTLKSNRGLQFVFASLTVLFFLLAVKDWTGSHLIGIIAGFEGIICGLSAIYLAMAEVLNEQYSKAILPVGSL; encoded by the coding sequence ATGAGAGACGAAACTTTGGCAAATCCGGGACCTTTAGGGCTAATGGGCTTTGGAATGACAACTGTACTTTTGAATATTCATAATGCCGGTTTTTTTGAAATCAGTGCAATGATTTTGGCTATGGGTCTTTTTTATGGAGGTATGGCCCAGATCATTGCCGGTATTCTTGAATTCAGAAAAGGTAATACTTTTGGCGTTACGGCATTCATATCCTATGGCCACTTCTGGTTGACTCTGGTGGCGCTTATTCTGTTGCCTAAACTCGGCTGGGCAGACCCGACGCCTGCAAAATTTATGGCTTGCTATTTGTTCATGTGGGGTATCTTTACACTGTTCATGTTTTTCGGAACATTAAAATCAAATAGAGGCCTTCAGTTTGTTTTTGCATCGCTGACAGTATTGTTTTTTCTTCTTGCAGTCAAAGACTGGACAGGTTCACACCTTATCGGCATAATTGCCGGTTTTGAAGGCATTATCTGCGGACTGAGCGCTATATATCTTGCTATGGCCGAAGTTCTCAACGAACAATACAGCAAAGCAATTCTTCCGGTAGGCTCGCTTTAA
- a CDS encoding sigma 54-interacting transcriptional regulator, which produces MLEYTPIAQFAIGIDHKVRVWNRACEILTGVSAEEIVGTDHQWKVFYSKKRPILADLVVDQDYDTFLEKYGTKNPAQSDVVPNAWEATDYFENFNGKARYLYFLAAPVFDDEGNITGAVTTLQDITFRKNREEAMRRESEQLQKQYSVLRSSIGERFKFCNIIGKSQKMQEVYDVIVRAAACSDSVVIHGESGVGKELVARAIHDTSQRKNEQFLPVNCGAISESLLENEFFGHVKGAFTGAYNDKEGFLSHANGGTLFLDEVGELSLNMQVKLLRAIEGGGYSPVGSNEVLYSDFRIVAASNQNLWGEVKKGRLRSDFFYRLYVIPVDIPPLRERKEDLALLADNFFSQMESPLHFDALPGKDIKKLYNYHWPGNVRELQNVLRRYVALSSLDFMTLPDSDLPVILPEALSIEDAVSDSGIILPLTDAVGRFEKRLIRSALDHCRWHREEAAKKLGISRRTLYRKMMAHGLISAI; this is translated from the coding sequence GTGCTTGAATATACGCCTATTGCCCAGTTTGCCATTGGGATTGATCACAAGGTAAGGGTCTGGAACAGAGCTTGTGAAATCCTTACCGGCGTTTCCGCTGAAGAAATTGTAGGCACAGACCACCAGTGGAAAGTCTTTTATTCCAAAAAGCGGCCTATTCTAGCCGATCTTGTCGTAGACCAGGACTACGACACGTTTCTTGAAAAATACGGCACAAAAAATCCGGCCCAGTCTGACGTTGTGCCGAATGCCTGGGAAGCAACAGACTATTTCGAAAATTTTAACGGAAAAGCAAGATATCTATATTTTCTGGCGGCGCCTGTTTTTGACGATGAAGGCAATATCACAGGCGCAGTGACAACGCTTCAGGATATTACGTTTCGCAAGAATCGAGAAGAGGCCATGAGGCGTGAATCCGAACAGCTCCAAAAACAGTATTCAGTGTTGCGGTCCTCAATAGGTGAACGCTTTAAGTTCTGCAATATTATCGGCAAAAGCCAAAAAATGCAGGAGGTCTATGACGTAATTGTACGGGCGGCAGCATGCTCTGACAGTGTTGTTATCCACGGTGAATCGGGGGTAGGAAAGGAACTGGTTGCAAGGGCTATACACGATACTAGTCAAAGAAAAAACGAACAGTTTCTCCCGGTCAATTGCGGTGCCATTTCTGAATCTCTTTTGGAAAACGAGTTTTTTGGTCATGTAAAAGGAGCCTTTACCGGTGCATATAATGACAAAGAAGGCTTTCTTTCCCATGCAAATGGCGGCACCCTGTTTCTGGATGAGGTTGGAGAGCTTTCCCTGAACATGCAGGTCAAGCTTCTGCGGGCAATAGAAGGGGGCGGCTATTCTCCGGTCGGGAGCAATGAGGTGCTTTATTCCGATTTCAGAATTGTTGCCGCAAGCAACCAGAATCTATGGGGAGAGGTTAAAAAAGGCAGGCTCCGCAGCGATTTTTTTTACCGCTTATATGTGATACCGGTAGATATCCCGCCCCTTCGTGAACGGAAGGAAGACCTTGCTCTCCTTGCCGATAATTTTTTTAGCCAGATGGAATCACCCCTTCACTTCGATGCTTTGCCTGGAAAAGATATAAAAAAACTATACAATTATCACTGGCCTGGAAATGTTAGGGAACTTCAGAATGTTCTTCGCAGGTACGTTGCCCTTAGCAGTCTTGATTTTATGACTCTCCCGGATTCTGACCTCCCTGTGATTCTGCCCGAAGCCCTCTCAATAGAGGATGCCGTTTCCGATTCAGGAATAATCCTTCCGCTGACAGATGCCGTTGGTCGGTTTGAAAAACGGCTTATTCGCTCTGCCCTTGATCACTGTCGGTGGCACAGAGAAGAAGCAGCTAAGAAACTTGGGATTTCCCGCAGGACACTCTATCGCAAAATGATGGCCCATGGGCTCATCAGTGCTATATAA
- a CDS encoding DUF294 nucleotidyltransferase-like domain-containing protein: MKLEEHAKHTEELFGIPGEDIHKWLDGFFDANAFDKLLAGQGPAGYDPYSHRKFRHCVEGLEEAYEKFEGKYTREEIKNVFETHIKDDYQGYLPKREDFENGTFTEKYHIATEDDDEKILSFEELTDYFQGKSYNYQKKKTEKYSDSFAIRIVLPTVFALILFISYIFMYVVPVFENNMLNQKKLMVKELTATAASIITHYQVLEEKGKLSPEEAKQRTIDEIKMMRYDSQNKNYFFIIDMTPKMIVHPYRPELTGKDLSNYTDKEDKSGRKLFIEFVRIVESNGEGYITYNWQWKDDPNKTAPKLSYVKGIPERGWIVGTGVYTKDIEDEIEALKMNIFKIFGVITDGLILLIVYFLIQSKRDESDRKRAEAGQKEVKDRYRALVESSNEGYLLAVDGRIIYSNFKLQQMLGYSAEELHQTNIWNIIFPDVENNSKLREHLTNLFKNEADSGEFEAIAADSVGNHLDVIITTSRIFLSEKLGHVISLRPIIIRKSYLGVGASKTLPTDYMPIHDSLIREIRESNRIGHVVQNMNKLPGIIRKMIDTGAKPEALCMVIGTTYDEVIVRCIELSIDEIGQPPVTFAFLSLGSNARHEMTMSSDQDNAIIFEDTTQAPPDKIRVYFLKLGDRICNKLNSAGYDFCPGGIMALNPKWCLSEKEWHKRLKNVMNAPTPEGFLEFNVFFDLKCTYGNSDLANSIHSQIQLLMQEHPLFISYYAQNALIYKPPLNVFGGLKTELQDGTRTLNLKDALRPIEIFSRIYALKHGIDNPSTIKRLKEIRKKEDIPEEFYKVAVYIFNNIWQLRFFNQIFQHTSLRKVNDELDIEELNDLEVEHLKQVISRISMFRRQISLDFLGRVSTDI; this comes from the coding sequence ATGAAACTTGAAGAACATGCAAAACATACCGAAGAACTTTTTGGTATACCAGGAGAAGATATACACAAATGGCTTGATGGATTTTTTGATGCAAACGCATTTGATAAACTGCTTGCAGGGCAAGGGCCGGCTGGCTATGACCCTTATTCTCATAGAAAATTTCGTCATTGCGTCGAGGGTTTAGAAGAAGCTTATGAAAAATTTGAGGGCAAATACACTCGTGAAGAAATTAAAAATGTATTTGAAACACACATAAAAGATGACTACCAGGGTTATCTTCCCAAAAGAGAAGATTTTGAAAACGGTACGTTCACAGAAAAATATCACATTGCTACAGAAGATGATGATGAAAAAATATTGAGTTTTGAAGAACTTACCGATTATTTTCAAGGTAAATCCTACAATTATCAAAAAAAGAAAACCGAGAAATATTCCGATAGTTTCGCTATTCGTATTGTGTTGCCAACTGTATTTGCGCTGATACTGTTCATCAGTTATATATTCATGTATGTGGTTCCAGTTTTTGAAAATAACATGTTAAACCAGAAAAAACTAATGGTAAAGGAGCTGACAGCAACAGCAGCAAGTATAATTACGCACTATCAAGTGTTAGAAGAAAAGGGGAAACTTTCCCCTGAAGAGGCCAAACAGCGTACTATAGATGAAATAAAAATGATGCGCTATGACAGCCAGAATAAAAATTACTTTTTTATCATTGACATGACGCCTAAAATGATAGTGCACCCCTATCGCCCTGAGCTGACAGGTAAGGATCTTAGCAACTATACTGATAAAGAAGATAAAAGTGGCAGAAAACTATTCATTGAGTTCGTTCGCATCGTAGAATCCAATGGAGAGGGATATATAACATACAATTGGCAATGGAAAGATGACCCAAACAAAACGGCTCCGAAGCTATCTTATGTAAAAGGAATTCCTGAAAGAGGTTGGATTGTTGGTACAGGTGTCTATACCAAAGATATCGAAGATGAAATTGAAGCTTTGAAGATGAATATTTTCAAAATTTTTGGCGTTATTACTGACGGGCTCATTCTATTGATAGTCTATTTTCTTATACAAAGTAAACGCGATGAAAGCGACCGTAAAAGGGCTGAAGCAGGTCAAAAAGAAGTTAAAGACCGTTATCGGGCTCTGGTCGAATCTTCAAATGAGGGCTACCTTCTAGCTGTGGACGGCAGAATTATATATTCAAATTTCAAGTTACAACAAATGTTGGGATATTCTGCTGAAGAGCTTCATCAAACCAACATCTGGAATATTATATTTCCTGATGTAGAAAATAACAGCAAATTAAGAGAACATCTAACCAATCTATTTAAAAACGAGGCTGATTCCGGAGAGTTTGAAGCTATAGCTGCCGATTCTGTTGGAAATCATCTTGATGTTATTATTACAACATCTCGCATATTCCTATCTGAAAAACTGGGGCATGTTATTTCCTTACGTCCTATCATTATTCGTAAAAGCTATCTTGGGGTTGGAGCCTCCAAAACGCTTCCGACTGATTACATGCCAATTCATGATTCTCTTATAAGAGAAATCAGGGAGAGTAATAGAATTGGACATGTTGTCCAAAATATGAATAAGCTGCCTGGAATTATACGAAAAATGATCGATACAGGTGCTAAACCAGAGGCACTCTGCATGGTGATTGGTACAACTTATGATGAAGTTATCGTTCGTTGTATCGAGCTATCAATTGATGAAATCGGTCAACCGCCGGTCACTTTTGCATTCCTTTCTCTGGGTAGCAATGCAAGACATGAGATGACCATGTCCTCAGACCAGGACAATGCAATCATTTTTGAAGATACCACACAAGCACCTCCAGACAAGATAAGGGTATATTTCCTGAAACTTGGAGACAGGATTTGTAACAAGCTCAATTCAGCCGGGTATGATTTCTGTCCGGGGGGCATTATGGCTTTAAACCCCAAATGGTGTCTTTCTGAAAAAGAATGGCATAAGAGATTGAAAAATGTAATGAACGCCCCAACGCCTGAAGGGTTTCTTGAGTTTAATGTATTCTTCGATTTGAAATGTACTTATGGCAATTCTGATTTAGCAAACTCAATACATTCACAAATTCAATTGTTGATGCAGGAGCATCCTCTATTTATCAGTTACTACGCGCAAAATGCTTTAATATATAAACCGCCTCTTAACGTTTTTGGCGGTTTGAAAACTGAACTTCAAGATGGCACAAGAACCTTGAATCTTAAAGACGCACTACGTCCCATTGAGATTTTCTCAAGAATTTATGCCTTAAAGCATGGAATTGATAATCCAAGTACGATTAAAAGACTGAAGGAAATTAGAAAAAAGGAAGACATCCCCGAAGAATTCTACAAAGTAGCTGTTTATATATTTAATAATATATGGCAGTTAAGATTTTTCAATCAGATTTTTCAACATACCAGTTTGCGCAAAGTGAATGATGAGTTAGACATTGAAGAACTCAATGATTTAGAAGTTGAACATCTAAAGCAAGTTATTTCCAGGATCTCAATGTTTAGAAGACAAATCAGCCTTGATTTCTTAGGAAGAGTTTCAACAGACATTTAA
- a CDS encoding DUF294 nucleotidyltransferase-like domain-containing protein gives MTWIGQSFVFNIISKLHSPEIADIFGFYPKVKTILKMMTLKYNKMEKNNKKFTSSIVIPTVLAIVMFIVSFYAIIIPMFECSIMDRKKEMIHELTNTAWSVLSEYNDAYKAGKITKDEAQALAAKEVGKMRYGSEQKDYFWIITTDPVMINHPYRSDLNGKDLVNFTDKHGNKLFADAANLVDEKGEGIIEYYWQWKDDASREVPKLSYVKAYQEWDWIIGTGIYLDDVKQEIKKLRNQLLRISILIISFITIILIYVLRQTKIIEEKRKDAVNKLTLSNQKYKSLVGASTEGTLMVVERKVVFANNKFISLLDNETESLVGTDFSELFKLSWDEMVSGIENPNKTHAFETELLKYKAGYHHVVAYVTQVEHSGSNAYIIIIQNITEKKRLRLDTQKLSEDVQLSLQLMNQPVKNLVNENIHCDINMPIDEVLELMNNKRSEIISVRSSDETVGVVTDKDIRSRLINHEINMDSPVVKLMTSPVVSINQGALLYEAVLLFKEHGISHLMVTNNNNKIYGNISYLKCLEMQNNPLTLLIQEIQSCNVINKMKNIYNTVPVLIQAIFTSTDNISSVSRIITSIADAINKRVIEMAIDEIGQPPCEFAFLAMGSEGRGEQTLKTDQDNAIIFAEQSDDNKRYFLSLSETINENLHKIGYARCEGDLMAGNPEWCNHIDEWKHIFSEWINNPVTLNVLDSSIFFDMRVVYGSKQLVSELTDFVYEELKGKNEFFSQLVKTVASSTPVFGKKRVDTKKFLLPIVGYLRTKALFYSIKQTNSMLRLNYLMAYDLISESKAEEIEKMYNFLMHLRIKWQVSLILDSDWPTNTISLTNLTAIEQETLKNIIKEVIKLQEELQSMLQSKQ, from the coding sequence ATGACTTGGATTGGACAATCTTTTGTTTTTAACATTATCAGCAAGTTGCATTCACCGGAAATTGCTGATATATTTGGCTTTTATCCAAAAGTAAAAACAATATTAAAAATGATGACACTGAAATACAACAAAATGGAAAAAAATAATAAAAAATTTACATCGAGCATAGTAATACCAACGGTCTTGGCCATCGTAATGTTTATTGTTTCGTTTTACGCAATTATTATCCCAATGTTTGAATGCAGCATAATGGATCGAAAAAAGGAAATGATTCATGAATTAACGAATACAGCCTGGAGTGTTTTGTCCGAATATAATGATGCATACAAAGCCGGTAAGATAACAAAGGACGAAGCTCAAGCTTTGGCTGCCAAGGAAGTGGGCAAGATGAGGTATGGAAGTGAGCAAAAAGATTATTTCTGGATTATTACCACCGATCCTGTAATGATTAATCATCCATATCGTTCGGACTTAAACGGGAAAGACCTGGTTAATTTCACAGACAAACATGGAAATAAGTTATTTGCTGATGCAGCCAATTTAGTAGATGAAAAAGGCGAGGGAATAATTGAATACTATTGGCAATGGAAAGATGATGCCTCGCGAGAAGTGCCGAAATTATCGTATGTTAAAGCCTATCAAGAGTGGGACTGGATAATTGGTACCGGTATATATCTTGATGATGTAAAGCAGGAAATAAAAAAGCTGCGAAATCAGTTGTTAAGGATATCAATTCTTATTATTTCTTTTATTACTATAATCCTCATTTATGTATTAAGGCAAACCAAAATAATTGAAGAAAAACGTAAAGATGCGGTAAACAAATTGACGTTATCCAACCAGAAATATAAAAGCCTGGTGGGTGCCTCAACCGAGGGAACCTTAATGGTAGTTGAACGTAAGGTTGTATTTGCTAATAATAAATTTATTAGCTTACTCGACAATGAAACCGAATCGCTGGTTGGAACTGATTTTTCAGAACTATTTAAATTAAGCTGGGATGAAATGGTTTCAGGAATTGAAAACCCCAATAAAACCCATGCTTTTGAGACCGAACTTTTGAAATATAAAGCAGGTTACCACCATGTTGTAGCGTATGTAACGCAGGTTGAACATTCAGGGAGCAATGCATACATAATTATCATACAAAATATTACCGAAAAAAAGAGACTTAGGCTTGATACCCAAAAATTGTCTGAGGATGTTCAGCTTTCACTTCAATTAATGAACCAGCCGGTTAAAAACTTGGTAAATGAAAATATTCATTGCGATATAAACATGCCAATAGATGAAGTTCTTGAGCTAATGAACAATAAGCGTAGCGAAATTATAAGTGTAAGAAGTAGCGATGAAACAGTAGGTGTTGTAACCGATAAAGATATCCGAAGTCGTTTAATAAATCATGAAATTAATATGGATAGCCCGGTTGTAAAGTTAATGACATCGCCGGTAGTTAGTATAAACCAGGGAGCCTTACTGTACGAAGCTGTACTGTTATTTAAGGAGCATGGTATTTCGCACCTTATGGTTACCAATAATAACAATAAAATTTATGGTAACATTAGTTATCTTAAATGCCTTGAAATGCAGAACAATCCACTAACCCTTTTAATTCAGGAAATACAAAGCTGCAATGTTATCAATAAAATGAAAAATATTTATAATACCGTACCGGTACTAATACAGGCAATATTTACCAGTACAGATAATATTAGCAGTGTATCACGCATAATTACTTCAATAGCTGATGCCATAAATAAGCGGGTGATAGAAATGGCAATAGACGAAATTGGACAACCGCCTTGCGAGTTTGCATTTTTAGCTATGGGGAGCGAGGGGCGAGGAGAACAAACACTTAAAACCGACCAGGATAATGCTATAATTTTTGCAGAGCAGTCTGATGATAATAAAAGATACTTTTTAAGCCTGTCGGAGACAATAAATGAAAACCTGCATAAGATTGGCTATGCACGTTGCGAAGGTGATCTAATGGCAGGTAATCCTGAATGGTGCAACCACATTGATGAGTGGAAGCATATATTTTCAGAATGGATTAATAACCCTGTCACGTTAAATGTTCTCGATAGTTCTATCTTTTTTGACATGCGCGTGGTTTATGGAAGTAAGCAGTTGGTTTCAGAGCTAACGGATTTTGTATATGAAGAATTAAAGGGTAAAAATGAATTCTTTAGCCAGTTGGTTAAAACAGTAGCCAGTAGTACGCCGGTCTTCGGTAAAAAACGAGTTGATACTAAAAAGTTCCTGTTACCAATTGTCGGGTATTTAAGAACCAAAGCATTGTTTTATTCTATAAAACAAACAAATAGTATGTTGCGGTTAAATTATCTGATGGCATATGATTTAATTTCTGAAAGCAAGGCTGAAGAGATTGAAAAAATGTACAATTTCCTTATGCATCTGCGAATAAAATGGCAGGTAAGCCTTATACTGGACAGTGACTGGCCAACTAACACAATCTCGTTAACTAATCTGACAGCAATAGAGCAGGAGACTCTTAAAAATATAATTAAAGAGGTTATTAAATTACAGGAAGAACTGCAATCAATGCTACAATCAAAACAATAG